The DNA segment CAATACAGGTGCCTCATTCCTTGGATCAGCCTGTTTTGATTCATCGTGTTTGTTAAAATCAACTGGCCCAATGGTCACTGATTCATCATATTCTTCATATTCAGGTTCTTCTACAGCTTCCTCCTGTCTCAACCCATTAATATTAAGTTGAGCCTGAAGTCTTAGTTGATGTTCAGCTGGAAGCTCATAGTCAAAGCTTTCAATATTTATGTGCACATCATCCATATCAATCACACGATCAGCTGGAATGGTCACCTCCACAGGAAAGGAGTGATTGAATTGAAAGATCCCTTCTTCTCCTCTTTCTACAGAGTCAACTACGCGAACCGATTGAATGGCCGGTGTTTCAGCATACTTATCCTCTTCTTGCCCTGGCATATATTCACCAGCTAGAACAACGGTACCTTTAAGACGGACGTCCTCCCCTAAGTTTTCTATTGTTACTTCTGGTTCCAACGATATACCAATTAATTCACGAACTCCCTGTCCTTCTTGAAACCATAAGGACTCATTTAAGTGAAATGTAAAAACTTGCTCCTGATTATTATCCAAAATAACGTCCCCTCCCTATTTAAAATCAACATAGTTGTTTATTACACCATATGCATAAGTCTCTTTTATATACATAATTCAAAAAGCAAGGACGTTAGGCTGCCCCGGGATGAAACTAGACACGAAAGAACAAAAGCGCGGGGCGCCCCGGTAGACACGACAAGCATAAAACAAGCGGCGCAGTGGAAAAGACTTCATGGATGTTCGACTAAGTTCGAAACATCCTGTTTCAACGTCGGACGACCCCACGTCCTGTGGGGCCACGGAGGCGATTGACTAGTCTTGCGTGTCTCGGGTGCTGGAGCTGGGTGTGGCTAACTTCATGTAAGCTTATCCACAGGCAAATATTTTTATAATTTCCTGGACGATAAAAAAGGACATCACCCTAAAAGGCAATGTCCTGACTGATTCATTATAATTTGGCAAAAACCTTTTCTGCCGCACGAATGGTAAATTCAATATCTTCATCCGTGTGGGCAAGGGACAAAAACATCCCTTCAAATTGTGACGGCGGTAGAAAGATACCTTCTTCAATCATCCCCCGATAGTACTTCGCAAATAAGTCGAGGTTAGATTGATTAGCTGTATCAAAATCTGTTACAGCCTGACCTGTAAAGAAGAAGCCCACCATAGATCCAGCACGGTTCACTGTGAGGGGAACTTGGTATTTTTCTGCCGCTGCAGTAAACCCTTCAATTAAGCGGTCTACCTTTTTATTAATTTCCCGATAGGCGTTCTCATTCATAGCCGTTAGTGTTTCGTATCCTGCAGTCATTGCTAATGGGTTTCCTGATAATGTTCCTGCTTGATAAATATCACCAACAGGGGCTACACGCTCCATGATCTCACGTTTACCTCCATAAGCACCTACAGGCAGCCCTCCACCGATCACCTTACCGAGGCAAGTCATATCCGGAGTTACTCCGAAATGCCCTTGTGCACTATTGTAACCAACACGAAAACCTGTCATCACCTCATCAAAAATAAGTACAGTTCCATTACTTTCGGTTAATGTACGCAACTCACTTAAAAATTCTTCTCGCGGCGGAACCACACCCATATTGCCGGATACTGGCTCGATGATGACAGCAGCCAGGTCATCCCCGTATTGTTCAAATACATATCGAACGCTCTCGATATCATTGTAAGGAACGGTAATCGTATTTTTTGCAATCGACTCAGGTACACCTGGAGAATCGGGCAATCCTAGTGTTGCAACACCAGAGCCTGCTTTAATCAATAACGAGTCTCCATGACCATGGTAATTCCCTTCAAACTTAAGGATTTTATTACGCTCCGTATACCCACGTGCAACTCTCAATGCACTCATTGTAGCCTCCGTACCAGAGTTTACCATACGCAGCATATCAATGGATGGCACACGATCAATCACAAGCTGAGCTAATTTATTTTCAATTAATGTGGGTGCACCAAAACTTGTCCCAAGTTCCGTCACTTTTTTTAGCGATTCCACAACACGGTCATCAGCATGACCTAGAATTAATGGCCCCCAGCTTAGCACATAATCTACGTACTCGTGACCATCAATATCATAGATTTTCGACCCTTTTCCCTGTTCCATGAAAATAGGGGTCATATCCACAGACTTAAAAGCACGGACCGGTGAGTTTACACCACCTGGCATTAAATCCACTGCCTCCTTATATGCATCCGTAGATCGTTCAAAGTTTTTCATCCTTACCACCCTTTCCCTACCACAAATTATTGCTCTAAATAACGCGCAACATCTTTAGCAAAATAAGTAATAATTAAGTCAGCCCCAGCCCGCTTCATAGAGGTCAATTTCTCAATCACTATTTCTTGTTCATTTACCCAGCCGTTTTTAGCAGCGGCCTTAATCATTGAATACTCCCCGCTCACGTTATAGGCTACAAGCGGTAAATTGAAACGGTCTTTTACTTCCCTCATAATATCTAAGTAAGATAGAGCTGGCTTAACGATGAGGAAGTCTGCTCCTTCTTCGACATCAGACTCCGCCTCACGAATAGCTTCCAAGCGATTAGCCGGATCCATTTGATAAGCGCGGCGATCACCAAATTGCGGTGTGCTATGTGCAGCATCACGGAACGGACCATAAAAGGCTGAAGCATATTTTACAGCATAAGACATAACAGGAATTTGGCTGTAACCTGCTTCATCGAGCCCGTGGCGAATCGCAGCAACAAAACCATCCATCATATTCGATGGTGCAATCACATCAGCTCCTGCTTCTGCTTGACTCACGGCTGTTTTTGTAATGTATCCTAGTGATTCATCGTTAGCAATGTCACCATCCCTGACCACACCACAATGGCCATGATCGGTATATTGACATAAGCACGTATCAGCAATTACCGTCAAAGAAGAATGGTGTTTTTTTATATGCCGAATCGCTTGTTGGACGATTCCCTCCCTATGAAAGGCTTGCGTACCAACCGCATCTTTTTCCTTGGGAACACCAAATACGATAACAGAACGCACCCCTAATTGCTCAAGCTCGTCCATTTCTTCAGATAAATAGTCTAGTGAAACGTGATGAACACCTGGCATAGACTCAACAGGACTTTTAATTCCATCCCCTTCTACAACAAAGATTGGGAAAATTAAATCTTCTTTATGAAGGTGTGTTTCTCTAACGAGGGAGCGCATTGACTCCGTTGTTCTTAATCTGCGATGTCTTTTAAACTGTAAATCATTCATCGAAAACTATCCTCTCTTATCAAAATGAGCAGCCATTTTGTCAATCATAGTTTTTATTGTGTATACCTCTGGAATATAGACTGTTTGAAACCCATAAGACTTGGCTGCTTCTCCTGTCGTTGGCCCGATACAGAAACAGGGGATATGCAGCGCTTCTTCTTGACGCTTTTCTATCCGTTGCATAAATGCCTCCACTGTTGAAGGACTAGTAAACGTAAGCGCATCAAGCTGGTCAAGTTTTCGTATCAGCACATCCTCGTCATCCACTACTAGCGTATCATATACCGTAACCGTTTGGAAAAATACCTGCTGTTGCAAGAAAGCGTGAGGCAGCACTTTTCTTGATCGATTGCCACGGACAAATAATATTTTCCCTGGCTCTCCTACTCGCTCGAAAAACTGTTCTACCATTGCTACTGCTCGATAGTTTGTTGGGATAAAATCAGGTTTCACCCCATATGATTCAAGCGTTTCAGCCGTTTTCTCACCCACAACAGCCCATTTACATGAGCGAGGAATTTTAACGTCATAAAGCGATAGCAGTTCGAAAAAAAACTTCACGCCATTAGAGCTTGTTAGAAAAACCCAGCTGAAGTCGTGAAGTTTAGTAAGGATGTGCTTATTTTCTACTGAGTCTTTCAATTTAAACTGGAGGAGAGGGACATGAATCACTCTCCCGCCTTTTTGTTCAATCTCCCTCGTTATAGATGAAGATTGGGAAGATGCCCTTGTAATCAGGATATTTTTCCCTTCTAGCGGTCCCATTACTGGTCATACTCCTCTATCGCCCGATCAACAATCTCTTGAGCACCTTGTTTTTTAAGACGTTCTGCAGCCTCCGTTCCTACTGCCACAGGGTCTTTTCCTGTCACGGTTTCTTGAAGAATCGTTGTACCATCAGGCTTTCCTACTAGAGCTGTCAGCGTAATTGTATCTCCCTGTGAATAAGCATAGCCGCCGATTGGAACTTGACAGCCGCCATTTAAATCATGAAGGAATTTACGTTCAGCCTTGACAGTGGTCTCTGTATACCTGTGATTGATTTGCTGAAGAAACTCAACCAGTTCTTTATCATCTTCACGGCATTGAAGAGCGAGTGCTCCTTGTCCTACTGCAGGGACACAAACATCAGGCTCTAAATACTCAGTTACGAGGTCATCACTCCAGCCCATCCGTTTAAGACCGGCAGCTGCTAGCACGATGGCATCATATTCTTCATTTTTAAGCTTTTGAAGACGACTATCAATGTTTCCACGAATCCATTTAATTTCAAGATCAGGTCGAATGGCTTTAATTTGTGAGCCGCGGCGCAAACTGCTCGTCCCGACAATCGCCCCTTCTTTTAAGTCCTTTAGAGCTACGTGGTCATTGGATACGAAGGCATCGCGATGATCTTCACGGACAGGGACAGAAGCAACCGTTAACCCCTCAGCTACAATAGCAGGCATATCCTTCATGCTATGAACAGCCATATCAATTTCCTTGTTATACATAGCTTGTTCGATTTCTTTTATAAACAAACCTTTTCCCCCGACTTTATTTAACGTAACATCGAGGATTTGATCACCCTTTGTCGAGATTCTTTTGATTTCAAATTCATAAGAAGGATTTATTCTTTTTAACTGCTCAATAACCCATTCCGTTTGTGTAATCGCTAAATTACTTTTCCGTGATCCTATTACTATTTTTCGCACCTTACATCCTCCTCAAGAAAACTAAAAATGAAAATTCGACAATGAGCCGAATAAAAAGAAATTGATTAATAGAAACAGAAATGCTGCTGAATTGAATATAGAAATTACTCGGCCCTGGTACCCTTTAACAACACGCAAAAACAAATAGATCATATAGACTAGCAGGACGATAAATGACCCCAGCGTCTTAGAGTCATACCAATAAAAGACATCTTCTGATACATACCCCAAGTCACTCCAAGAATCACAGCTATAAGAAGCAGCGGCACACCCAGAATAACCGATATATATGAAAAATGATCAAGCCTCGTTAAATCTCCGAGACGAAACAATTTGGTATTCCACTTCTTTTGCTTTAGTAAACGGTATTGTAATAAATACATCATTGAAAAGATAAACGAAAATGTAAAAAAACCATAGGAAATAATCGCCAAGGTTATATGAGCAACCAACATCTCATGGACTAGCTCTATTCCCTGGTCATCTAAAACATTTTGCGCCCTCGTTGAAATATGGAGCAACATAACTAAAAACCCAACAACATTTGTGAAAAACACGAGAAAATCCACACGAAACAGTCGGTTTATAATTAACGAAAAAGTAACTAATATCCACGCGTAAAAATAAAGTCCATCATAAACCGTCATGACCGGGAAGTTTCCCTCTACAAAAATTTGCCTTAATAAAAAAAGAGTTTGTAGCCCCCAAACCATACTAAGTAACCAGAAGGCAGCTATATTCGCCTTCCGGTTATTTTGAATAAAGTCAATAAAGTATCCAATTAAACTGCAGCCGTACAGGAAGAGGATTAACTCATAGACCCACTTAAGTTCGAACATAGTAAACCTCCACCCTATGAATTTACAGTTTGAGTAAGTGTGGGAAAGGATACAGCATCTTCTGTATCAAACTTTACGGGCTTATTATTTCTTTTCTCCTGTTCCTTCGCTTCCTCCTCCACTGTATCTTCAATTCCAAAGATTTGTGTGAAGAGACGCAAGGATTCTTCAGCGTCAGGCTTCGCAGCAAGTTCTTTCGCCTGAAGAATAGGGTCTTTAAGCATCTGATTAATGATACTTTTGGTATGCTTACGCAAAACTTTCTTTTCACGTTCCGTCAAATCAGGCATTTTTCTTTCAATACTGCTCATTGTTTCAGATTGAATTCCCATCGCCTTCGCCCGAAGCGCAGAAATAACAGGGATTACCCCGATCGTTTGAAGCCATTCCTTAAATTCTACAATTTCAGCTTCAATCATGATTTCGATTTCCTCGGCCGCTTGTTTACGAACAGCTAAGTTCGCATCAACAATTCCTTGTAAATCATCAATGTCATAGAGGAAGACACTTTCAAGTTCTTCCATTTGTGGATCAAGGTCCCTTGGTACAGCAATATCTACGAAGAAAAGCGGCTTTCCTTTTCTAGAGCGGTGGATAGGTTCCATTTGTTCGCGTGTTAGAACATACTCACTTGATCCTGTTGAACTAATTACAATATCAGCACTTGAAAGAACGGCATCTAGATTTTCCATCGTATCTGCTTGTCCACTAAATTGATCAGCGACTACTTGAGCTTTCGATAATGTACGATTAAGAACGGTTACTTGTTTAACACCAAAGCCTTGAAGGTTCTTCGCGGCAAGTTCACCCATTTTTCCTGCACCGATAATAACGATATGTTTATGAACCAGGTCACCAAAAATTTTGCGAGCTAATTCAACAGCTGCATAACTAACGGACACAGCATTTTCCCCAATACCTGTGTCTTTATGTCCTTTCTTAGCCATTGTTACGGTTTGCTTAAATAATTGATTGAATATTGTTCCCGTTGTGTTGGCTTCTTGAGCTTTCGAAAAAACTTGCTTCATTTGCCCCAGGATTTGCGTTTCTCCCAATACCATGGAATCAAGACCAGATGTTACACGCATCAAATGTTCCATAGCTCCGTCCGCTTCATAAATAGAAAGAAACGGTGAGAAATCCTCTTTTTCAATAGTAAACCAATCAGCCAAAAATTGTTTAATATAGTAGCGCCCCGTATGCAGCTGATCGACAACAGCGTAGATTTCTGTACGATTGCATGTAGAAATGATTACATTTTCAAGCACGCTTTTTTGGGCATTAAGCTTCTGCATTGCCTCAGTTAAGCTCTCATCTGAAAATGTAAGTTTTTCCCGAATTTCCACAGGGGCTGTTTTATAATTGAGTCCGACAGCTAAAATGTGCATTTCATCTACCCCCATATAACGTTCCTAACTTATCACATATTACTTATTATAACATGAAAACGTTGATTTTTTCTGTGAAAATATGAACAGAATTTGAATCCCTTGTGATAGGATATAAATAGGATAATCAATCACTTTATATTCTCAGATTAGAAACACTATAATTAATAACTCGATTGTAATATACCAAAATAAACTTGTAATCGCAAGAAATCAATTCTTGAGATGAGAATAATCGTCAAGCTCCTCTAGGCTTGTATGATTATACCCGTCACGAGCGCTTCTGCATTTCTAATCTATGTATTTCTGGAGGGTGTCATGTTATGAAGAAGCCAGATTCTTTCGCAGGTTTCTTATTAATTGGTCTTGGTTTATATTTTCTTATACGTCAGTTTAATATTCCCTATTTGAACCCTTTTTACTCATGGACGACCTTACTTATTATTATTGGTATCGCCTTTTTATTACATAGTTACCTGACTAGGGAATACTCTAATATTTTTACTGGCGCCTTGCTGCTTGGATTAGGTATTCACTTTCATGGTCGAACTCATTATGCATTCTGGATTGATCACTGGGGGGTGTACCCTCTTCTCGTAGGGGCAGCGCTCATACTTAGGTCTCTTAAAACAAAATCAGGCTGGATCCCCGGATTCATATTAATTGGTGTAGCTTTGTTTGCCCTGCTGTCTACTCCCAATCCTGGATGGTTCCATTTTATATATCTGTTATTTAATTGGATTGAAAGTTTCTGGCCCGTTATTTTAATTGGCTTTGGTATCTATTTGCTTAATAAAAAGAAATAATACATAAAAAGGCCAGCTTGCCTAAGGAGGCCACTGAAAAGTCTGTGTATAGTAAAAAAAGAAGATGACCAACCCCATTATTGCATAGCCGTGCGTATTTATACAGTATTCGATTACTGATTTAAGTAAACTCACTATGAAATGGTATAGATGATTGCAGGAATAATGGGAATGTGGTTATTGAATTAAAAGCCGTTACTGGAATAAAGGTTAGGAACAGAGAAAGGTGGCAGGGGAACGACGCGTTCCCCTGCCACCTTTCTCTGTTTATAACGGAACCCACCAAGAGAGCACAGATATCAGCTTGTATATCTGAGGTCTTTGTACAAAAAAATCATACGGCCATTTCATACATAACAAAAATGACAAATACATTCGTTATAGAAATGAACAAATGTCGCTTTTTCAGAGGCCTCTTGCCTAAATGAGTGGGGCTTTTTTATGCATTAATGAGGCAAACCAGAAGACTATTACCTCTAGCTATTTTATTCGTCTATATGAAGCTTCCCTTCTTCTACAAAATAGAGCCTAGAAATGCTTTCGTTCTGTCTTCTTTTGGATGATCGAAAATATTGTGCGGATGACCTGTTTCAACAATTCTGCCCTCATGTATATAGACAACTCGATCAGCTACTTCCCGAGCGAAACCCATTTCATGAGTTACAACAACCATCGTCATCCCCTCTTTAGCCAAGTCCTTCATTGTCTGCAGAACTTCGCCTACTAGCTCTGGATCAAGCGCAGAAGTCGGCTCATCAAACAGCATAATCTCAGGTTTCATGGCAAGTGCTCTTGCAATAGCAACACGTTGCTTCTGCCCGCCCGATAAACGTGAAGGATAACTATTTGCTTTATCTTCCAAACCAACTTTTTTAAGCAGCTGCTTTCCTACTTTTAACGCTTCAGCTTTTGAAGCCTTCTTTACTTGGATTGGCGCTTCTGTCACATTCTCTAACACTGTTTTATGTGGGAACAAGTTAAAATGTTGGAAAACCATACCTACTTTTTGTCTCACCACATTTAAATTATCTTTTTTAGGGTCAACATCTTCTCCTCTGATGGTCACTTCCCCACTGTTTCTGAGTTCAAGAAAATTCAAGCAGCGAAGCATGGTACTCTTTCCTGAACCACTAGCCCCTATTAAAACAACTACCTCACTTTCCTTCACCTTAAAATCAATATCTTTAAGAACGTGTAGATCCCCAAAATATTTATTTAGTTTATCTACGCGAATCATTTCTTTAGCTTCAGTCAAACGATCCGACCTCCTTCCATTAATCACTTACAGCTAATTTCTTTTCGACTAGACTGACTACAATCGTAAGCAGGAATACAAGGATCAAATAATAGACCGCACTAACGAGTAACCAGGTCATATAGTCAAATGTATTCGCTCCCTGCGTCGTAGCGACAGCAAAGATTTCTGCTACTCCAACAAAAGCTGCTAGAGATGAATCCTTTAATCCAATGATAAACTGGTTTCCTAACGGTGGCAATGCTCGTCTTAGAGCTTGAGGCAAGATAATCCGACTCATCGTTAATGAATGACTCATACCTAGTGAGCGGCCCGCCTCTGTTTGCCCTTTTCCAATTGACTGGATCGACCCACGAAATATTTCGGCAATATAAGCTCCATTATGGAATGCGAGACCGAGAGAGACAGCCCAAAAACCGCTCATCATCCATATTTCAGTAAGTCCATAGTAGAATACAAAGATTTGGACAATTAGTGGGGTGCCTCGAACAATATAAATGTATACATTAGCCAGCCACCCCAATGGTTTGAAGGTTGAAATTTTTAGTAAAGCAAAGAATAGACCTATGAAAACGGCCATGAATATTGAAACTGCTGTAAGTCTTAATGTCATAAATGCAGCTTCAACAAAGAGGCCCCGGCTTTCAACTAAAGCATCCCAAAATCCACTATATTCCATCACCTACACTCCCTTTCAAGTGAAAAAGAGCACGCAAAGCGTACTCTTTAATCAGGTCTTATCCGTCATTAAACAGCCTACTCAGGTACAGTTGTTATATCATCGCTAAAGTACTTTTTACTTATCTTTTCAAGCGTACCATTTTCCCTAAGTGTCTTTAATGCAGCATTAATATCTTCCAGCAGTTTATCATTACCTTTTGCAACAGCTATCGCTTGGTCACTGCGATCAATGATTTTCTTTCCTCTGACTTTAAGCCCTTCTCCAATCGCCTCTTTTCCTGTAAGGAAGTCGGTAATGACAGCATCATGCCGACCTTTCGCAAGCGCCTGCAAGGCAACAACATCGCTATCATATACTTTTATTTTATCCGTTACTTTTTCAGCAAATTTAACGTAGGTCGAGCCTTTTGATACAGCTATTTCAAGGTCTTCTAAATCCTCTAATGTTTCGCTGTTGCTATCTGGTCTGGTGAAAATTTGTGCACCTGAATAATAGTAAGGGGTGGAGAAGTCTACCTCTTTGGCACGTTCTTCTGTAATGGTGTGGCTAGCTACCGCAATATCATAGCGTCCAGATTTAACCCCCTCTACAATGGCGGCAAATTTAGATTTTTCCTGAACCGGTTCTAAGCCAAGCTCTTTTGCCACTGCATTTCCAACATCAATATCAAACCCCGTCATCTCGCCGCCAGTTGTCATACTAAATGGGCGAAATTCCCCAGATGCAGCAAACGTTAACTTTCCTTGTTCAACAATGTCATATCCAGCAGAAGATTCACCTGAAGTGTTTGAATCTGATGAAGCTTTTTCTTCATTGCCGCTTCCACAAGCAACGAGCGTGAAGAACATAAGAGTACCCAGGAATAATGTAAATAATATTTTTTTCATTAACTCTATCTCTCCCCCCATTTTTTTGATGCTATACCCTTAATTATATACAAAATTCTGACTTTTACCAAAATTTAAATAAATGTAAAAATAACGAAATACATGTAAAATATACAACTAGTCTATCAAAATCCTTTATATGCTTATCTATTCCTTTATATGCTTTCGAATAATCTTAATATAGGCCCTACTGGGCTGTTAACAACCCGTCCATATATCAGGTAAATTCACTGCATTCATTTGTTATACTTTTGTTGATCCTATAGATAGAATCTTTTTAGGCGGTGATCTTTTGTTTCAATCCAGAAAAGAAAGACAAAATGAGATGGAGATCGTTACGATTGAAGAGCTTGTGCCGGAGGGCCACTTGCTTCGTAAGATTGACCAATACATAGATTTTTCCTTTATCCCTGAAAAAGTCCGTCCCTATTATTCGGAGAAAAATGGTCAACCTTCCCTTGATCCCCTTGTGCTCTTTAAACGACCACCTGCTAAAGCAGGTGGATTTGGACATAAAATGTCTACGACTAAAGTCGTTCTTAAGACTGAAGTCATCTCAAACTCCGGATGCTTAAGCAAATTTAATATTGACTAAACTCATTCTTCAATCCTAAACTGATTTGCAATATAATTTCTTATTGTTTCTTCATCCACCGTTCCAACTGTGACACAGAAATAACCCCTCGCCCATAAGTGTTGTCCCCAGTATTTCTTTTTCAGTTCAGGGAATTGATCCTGAAGAAGTCTTGATGATCTCTTGACATCATAGACTGCATGACTATTCTTCTTATATCCGTCCATACTTTTCACCTCATAACTTAAGTATAGATATCAAAAGATAAGGCTAAAAGCGGATACCGTCTAAAGACGCTGGAGTTAAACCACGCATTTGGCAATTAAAACGATGTTCATTGGTATTTCCATGGCATTCGTTCGGAACGGGAGTTAGAATGACAAATTCAGATGAATGTGGCTGACCGATGGTTTTTAGGCGGACCCAGTGCCTCATCACTCGACCATCAGCAGAAATCGTAGAATGCGTTATAAAGATACAGATATCTTTTCAGAAGTCTTTGATGAAATCTTGCTTCAGGCCATGAATCACCGCATGGTAGCGGGGTGTGTACTTTTTACAGATTCTATTCACTTGAAGGCCAACGCCAATAAGAAAAAGTTCTCCAAACAAGAAGTCTACGTAGAAAAGGAATGTCCTCTTCCCGCAAATCAAAAGCATCAGAAAACCGTCACGCGCTATGTGTAAAAGAACTGCA comes from the Halobacillus shinanisalinarum genome and includes:
- the spoVID gene encoding stage VI sporulation protein D; protein product: MDNNQEQVFTFHLNESLWFQEGQGVRELIGISLEPEVTIENLGEDVRLKGTVVLAGEYMPGQEEDKYAETPAIQSVRVVDSVERGEEGIFQFNHSFPVEVTIPADRVIDMDDVHINIESFDYELPAEHQLRLQAQLNINGLRQEEAVEEPEYEEYDESVTIGPVDFNKHDESKQADPRNEAPVLDLQEHRKQQEPEPDQSEDLETSGDRWPYKKSQSLSDYFNEKKGKQTPDVSSESTSEWEGTSNMFGSDVSPSPSPVSSYKAEEVQEDVENEPSSADVNGIKQIFKHLFPNREDTYTQMKMYIAQNDETIEEIAERYEIPVKQLEKINDLEADVTPGQIVYIPS
- the hemL gene encoding glutamate-1-semialdehyde 2,1-aminomutase → MKNFERSTDAYKEAVDLMPGGVNSPVRAFKSVDMTPIFMEQGKGSKIYDIDGHEYVDYVLSWGPLILGHADDRVVESLKKVTELGTSFGAPTLIENKLAQLVIDRVPSIDMLRMVNSGTEATMSALRVARGYTERNKILKFEGNYHGHGDSLLIKAGSGVATLGLPDSPGVPESIAKNTITVPYNDIESVRYVFEQYGDDLAAVIIEPVSGNMGVVPPREEFLSELRTLTESNGTVLIFDEVMTGFRVGYNSAQGHFGVTPDMTCLGKVIGGGLPVGAYGGKREIMERVAPVGDIYQAGTLSGNPLAMTAGYETLTAMNENAYREINKKVDRLIEGFTAAAEKYQVPLTVNRAGSMVGFFFTGQAVTDFDTANQSNLDLFAKYYRGMIEEGIFLPPSQFEGMFLSLAHTDEDIEFTIRAAEKVFAKL
- the hemB gene encoding porphobilinogen synthase, encoding MNDLQFKRHRRLRTTESMRSLVRETHLHKEDLIFPIFVVEGDGIKSPVESMPGVHHVSLDYLSEEMDELEQLGVRSVIVFGVPKEKDAVGTQAFHREGIVQQAIRHIKKHHSSLTVIADTCLCQYTDHGHCGVVRDGDIANDESLGYITKTAVSQAEAGADVIAPSNMMDGFVAAIRHGLDEAGYSQIPVMSYAVKYASAFYGPFRDAAHSTPQFGDRRAYQMDPANRLEAIREAESDVEEGADFLIVKPALSYLDIMREVKDRFNLPLVAYNVSGEYSMIKAAAKNGWVNEQEIVIEKLTSMKRAGADLIITYFAKDVARYLEQ
- a CDS encoding uroporphyrinogen-III synthase translates to MGPLEGKNILITRASSQSSSITREIEQKGGRVIHVPLLQFKLKDSVENKHILTKLHDFSWVFLTSSNGVKFFFELLSLYDVKIPRSCKWAVVGEKTAETLESYGVKPDFIPTNYRAVAMVEQFFERVGEPGKILFVRGNRSRKVLPHAFLQQQVFFQTVTVYDTLVVDDEDVLIRKLDQLDALTFTSPSTVEAFMQRIEKRQEEALHIPCFCIGPTTGEAAKSYGFQTVYIPEVYTIKTMIDKMAAHFDKRG
- the hemC gene encoding hydroxymethylbilane synthase → MRKIVIGSRKSNLAITQTEWVIEQLKRINPSYEFEIKRISTKGDQILDVTLNKVGGKGLFIKEIEQAMYNKEIDMAVHSMKDMPAIVAEGLTVASVPVREDHRDAFVSNDHVALKDLKEGAIVGTSSLRRGSQIKAIRPDLEIKWIRGNIDSRLQKLKNEEYDAIVLAAAGLKRMGWSDDLVTEYLEPDVCVPAVGQGALALQCREDDKELVEFLQQINHRYTETTVKAERKFLHDLNGGCQVPIGGYAYSQGDTITLTALVGKPDGTTILQETVTGKDPVAVGTEAAERLKKQGAQEIVDRAIEEYDQ
- the hemA gene encoding glutamyl-tRNA reductase; amino-acid sequence: MHILAVGLNYKTAPVEIREKLTFSDESLTEAMQKLNAQKSVLENVIISTCNRTEIYAVVDQLHTGRYYIKQFLADWFTIEKEDFSPFLSIYEADGAMEHLMRVTSGLDSMVLGETQILGQMKQVFSKAQEANTTGTIFNQLFKQTVTMAKKGHKDTGIGENAVSVSYAAVELARKIFGDLVHKHIVIIGAGKMGELAAKNLQGFGVKQVTVLNRTLSKAQVVADQFSGQADTMENLDAVLSSADIVISSTGSSEYVLTREQMEPIHRSRKGKPLFFVDIAVPRDLDPQMEELESVFLYDIDDLQGIVDANLAVRKQAAEEIEIMIEAEIVEFKEWLQTIGVIPVISALRAKAMGIQSETMSSIERKMPDLTEREKKVLRKHTKSIINQMLKDPILQAKELAAKPDAEESLRLFTQIFGIEDTVEEEAKEQEKRNNKPVKFDTEDAVSFPTLTQTVNS
- a CDS encoding LiaI-LiaF-like domain-containing protein; its protein translation is MKKPDSFAGFLLIGLGLYFLIRQFNIPYLNPFYSWTTLLIIIGIAFLLHSYLTREYSNIFTGALLLGLGIHFHGRTHYAFWIDHWGVYPLLVGAALILRSLKTKSGWIPGFILIGVALFALLSTPNPGWFHFIYLLFNWIESFWPVILIGFGIYLLNKKK
- a CDS encoding amino acid ABC transporter ATP-binding protein, producing the protein MTEAKEMIRVDKLNKYFGDLHVLKDIDFKVKESEVVVLIGASGSGKSTMLRCLNFLELRNSGEVTIRGEDVDPKKDNLNVVRQKVGMVFQHFNLFPHKTVLENVTEAPIQVKKASKAEALKVGKQLLKKVGLEDKANSYPSRLSGGQKQRVAIARALAMKPEIMLFDEPTSALDPELVGEVLQTMKDLAKEGMTMVVVTHEMGFAREVADRVVYIHEGRIVETGHPHNIFDHPKEDRTKAFLGSIL
- a CDS encoding amino acid ABC transporter permease is translated as MEYSGFWDALVESRGLFVEAAFMTLRLTAVSIFMAVFIGLFFALLKISTFKPLGWLANVYIYIVRGTPLIVQIFVFYYGLTEIWMMSGFWAVSLGLAFHNGAYIAEIFRGSIQSIGKGQTEAGRSLGMSHSLTMSRIILPQALRRALPPLGNQFIIGLKDSSLAAFVGVAEIFAVATTQGANTFDYMTWLLVSAVYYLILVFLLTIVVSLVEKKLAVSD
- a CDS encoding transporter substrate-binding domain-containing protein; this translates as MKKILFTLFLGTLMFFTLVACGSGNEEKASSDSNTSGESSAGYDIVEQGKLTFAASGEFRPFSMTTGGEMTGFDIDVGNAVAKELGLEPVQEKSKFAAIVEGVKSGRYDIAVASHTITEERAKEVDFSTPYYYSGAQIFTRPDSNSETLEDLEDLEIAVSKGSTYVKFAEKVTDKIKVYDSDVVALQALAKGRHDAVITDFLTGKEAIGEGLKVRGKKIIDRSDQAIAVAKGNDKLLEDINAALKTLRENGTLEKISKKYFSDDITTVPE
- a CDS encoding transposase encodes the protein MDGYKKNSHAVYDVKRSSRLLQDQFPELKKKYWGQHLWARGYFCVTVGTVDEETIRNYIANQFRIEE